A stretch of Rhizobium sp. TH2 DNA encodes these proteins:
- a CDS encoding carbohydrate ABC transporter permease translates to MQDEEAAPRKFDFSRIFIYGALSLWAIVCLFPIYWTVTTSFKVAKDVQKGAIVPWVGYNPNWLGWRSLGLSPDTIGRPSTVRSEFIGRFFNSVITSVSASLLAVLIGSLAAYGLSRFAYKIGWMRNKDISFFFLSQLILPPVVLALPFLVLYKELALLDTTVGLILLYTLMVLPIVIWIMRDQFGGIPIELEEAALVDGLSIWGAFFRIVFPLAAPGMVAAFILALVLCWNEYFFAALLTATHGKTLPVMVASQTGSQGINWWSMAALSAAAIAPLVVIGIVLERYIIKGMTAGSVK, encoded by the coding sequence ATCCAGGACGAGGAAGCGGCGCCCAGGAAGTTCGACTTCTCCCGCATCTTCATCTATGGCGCGCTGTCGCTATGGGCCATCGTCTGCCTGTTCCCGATCTATTGGACGGTTACCACCTCGTTCAAGGTCGCCAAGGACGTGCAGAAGGGCGCCATCGTGCCCTGGGTCGGCTATAATCCGAACTGGCTCGGCTGGCGCTCGCTCGGCCTGTCGCCCGATACGATCGGCCGGCCCTCCACCGTGCGCAGCGAATTCATCGGCCGCTTCTTCAACAGCGTCATCACCTCGGTCAGTGCCTCGCTGCTTGCCGTGCTGATCGGTTCGCTCGCCGCCTATGGCCTCAGCCGCTTCGCCTACAAGATCGGCTGGATGCGCAACAAGGACATTTCCTTCTTCTTCCTGTCGCAGCTCATCCTGCCGCCGGTCGTGCTGGCCCTGCCTTTCCTCGTGCTCTACAAGGAACTTGCACTGCTCGACACCACGGTCGGCCTGATCCTGCTCTATACGCTGATGGTGCTGCCGATCGTCATCTGGATCATGCGCGACCAGTTCGGCGGCATCCCGATCGAACTCGAGGAAGCGGCGCTTGTCGATGGCCTCTCCATCTGGGGCGCCTTCTTCCGCATCGTCTTCCCGCTCGCCGCCCCCGGCATGGTCGCGGCCTTCATCCTGGCGCTGGTACTCTGCTGGAACGAGTATTTCTTCGCCGCCCTGCTCACCGCCACGCATGGCAAGACGCTGCCCGTCATGGTCGCGAGCCAGACCGGCTCGCAGGGCATCAACTGGTGGTCGATGGCAGCTTTGTCAGCCGCAGCCATCGCACCGCTGGTGGTGATCGGCATCGTGCTCGAACGCTACATCATCAAGGGCATGACCGCCGGCAGCGTGAAATAA
- a CDS encoding ABC transporter ATP-binding protein: MSQVLVRDVRKAYGSLEIIHGVNIDISDGEFVVLVGPSGCGKSTLLRMIAGLESITGGKILIGDKVVNNVPPSDRDIAMVFQSYALYPHMKVKDNMAFSLKLKKTDPAVVEERVRSAANILGLTPYLDRYPRQLSGGQRQRVAMGRAIVRNPQVFLFDEPLSNLDAKLRVQMRTEIKELHQRLKTTTVYVTHDQVEAMTMADRIVVLQDGNVEQVGAPLDLYDNPANLFVATFIGSPSMNLIKGKAKIINGEVFVDVGGTLLPAGSKHQVTEGQDVTYGIRPEHIALADDGFEAKVGVIEPTGSETMVFVHAGGNDMLVLFRERHTFTTGQTIKLEPRKDAAHIFDTATGKRI, translated from the coding sequence ATGTCACAGGTTCTGGTGCGTGACGTGCGCAAGGCGTATGGCTCTTTGGAAATCATCCATGGGGTCAATATCGATATCTCGGATGGCGAGTTCGTGGTGCTGGTCGGCCCGTCCGGATGCGGAAAATCCACGCTTTTGCGCATGATAGCCGGGCTTGAGAGCATTACCGGCGGCAAGATCCTGATCGGCGACAAGGTCGTCAACAACGTGCCGCCCTCCGACCGCGACATCGCCATGGTCTTCCAGTCCTATGCGCTCTACCCGCATATGAAGGTGAAGGATAACATGGCCTTCTCGCTAAAGCTGAAAAAAACCGATCCCGCCGTGGTGGAGGAGCGCGTCAGATCGGCTGCCAACATTCTCGGCCTGACGCCCTATCTCGACCGCTATCCACGGCAATTGTCCGGCGGCCAGCGCCAGCGCGTGGCCATGGGGCGCGCCATCGTGCGCAATCCGCAGGTCTTCCTGTTCGACGAACCGCTCTCCAATCTCGACGCGAAGTTGCGCGTGCAGATGCGAACGGAGATCAAGGAACTGCACCAGCGGTTGAAGACGACGACCGTCTATGTAACGCATGACCAGGTGGAAGCCATGACCATGGCTGACCGGATCGTCGTGCTGCAGGACGGCAATGTCGAGCAGGTCGGCGCGCCGCTCGATCTCTACGACAATCCCGCCAACTTGTTCGTCGCGACCTTCATCGGTTCGCCGTCCATGAACCTGATCAAGGGCAAGGCGAAGATTATCAACGGCGAGGTATTCGTCGATGTCGGCGGTACGCTGCTGCCGGCAGGCAGCAAGCATCAGGTTACCGAGGGCCAGGATGTCACCTACGGCATCCGTCCGGAGCATATAGCGCTCGCAGACGATGGCTTCGAGGCCAAGGTGGGCGTGATCGAGCCGACCGGCTCGGAGACCATGGTCTTCGTCCATGCCGGCGGCAACGACATGCTGGTGCTGTTCCGCGAGCGGCACACGTTTACCACCGGCCAGACGATCAAGCTCGAGCCGCGCAAGGACGCGGCGCATATTTTCGACACCGCGACCGGCAAGCGGATTTGA
- a CDS encoding NADPH-dependent FMN reductase: MAKPKIAIIISSIRDNRFGDKPAAWVHDIASARDDIDTEIVDLKEWPLPFFNEVASNAWAPTQNEVGQRWQKKVGEFDGYIFVIAEYNRSITAPMKNAFDFAYPEWNKKPAAVVGYGSVGAARAAEHLRTIAIELQMAPTRSGVHIGGGDFMAVWQQGKNLRELAHIEAGIKTLLDELVWWANALKAARAAG, encoded by the coding sequence ATGGCCAAGCCGAAAATTGCGATTATTATCAGCAGCATACGTGACAACCGTTTCGGCGATAAACCGGCGGCATGGGTGCATGACATCGCCTCGGCGCGGGACGATATCGATACCGAGATCGTCGATCTCAAGGAATGGCCGTTGCCGTTCTTCAACGAGGTCGCCTCCAACGCCTGGGCGCCGACCCAGAACGAGGTCGGCCAGCGCTGGCAGAAGAAGGTCGGCGAGTTCGACGGCTATATTTTCGTCATCGCGGAATACAATCGCTCGATCACGGCGCCGATGAAAAACGCCTTCGATTTCGCCTATCCGGAATGGAACAAGAAGCCGGCCGCCGTCGTCGGCTACGGCAGCGTGGGCGCGGCGCGTGCCGCCGAGCATCTCAGGACGATCGCCATCGAACTGCAGATGGCACCAACCCGCAGCGGCGTCCATATCGGCGGCGGCGACTTCATGGCCGTCTGGCAGCAGGGCAAGAACCTGCGCGAGCTCGCCCATATCGAAGCCGGCATCAAGACCTTGCTGGACGAGCTCGTCTGGTGGGCCAATGCTTTGAAGGCGGCGCGCGCGGCGGGCTGA
- a CDS encoding sugar ABC transporter substrate-binding protein, with protein sequence MKVNLYELLAKQSISRRGLMKGAAGVAATAAMSSSMIGLAGPAYAQAVDRAALLKVPGVGAGSPTDADWQKVGEMCLGATKANVKEGEFKGVELSFMGLNNQNLHNVLFRGLLYAWEQYTGAKINWIDLAQADYNARLQQSIATGTVDFDIAEMGAPFEGDVCGKGLASVMPDWVKTQIDMDDYVGYLKAPVGTWDGKTYRISVDGDCHNFNYRTDVFASADLAKAWKDEGKEGDFGVPKTWQQVQEVTKFLKGKQHDGQDVYGYLDAPKGWGGFGFYFLASRATAYAKHPDDKAWLFDADTMKPRINNPAWVRTIQDVIDALPSEPADQLNADPGTTAFQQFLAGTGSMIAWWGDVGSSAKTSDASVVGETVGFSILPGSDDVYNSKTGQWDKLASGPNYAPNMAYIGWGVYVMSRVDSDPVKQKAAWSAAAHLGGKDISLWTAAYPSGMQPYRNSHFNIPEWVAAGYDEAFITSYLNSEKDSYNHPNAAIEPRIPGIFQYYSIAEDELAKIFAGQMSAQQGADNIAAAWEKLTDQIGREKQVALYKASLGL encoded by the coding sequence GTGAAAGTCAATCTTTATGAACTTCTAGCGAAGCAATCCATCAGCCGTCGCGGCTTGATGAAGGGCGCGGCGGGCGTCGCCGCAACGGCGGCGATGAGCTCGTCGATGATTGGCCTCGCTGGCCCGGCCTACGCACAGGCCGTGGACCGCGCGGCGCTGCTCAAGGTTCCGGGCGTCGGCGCTGGGTCGCCGACGGATGCCGACTGGCAGAAGGTCGGTGAAATGTGCCTCGGCGCGACCAAGGCCAACGTCAAGGAAGGCGAGTTCAAGGGCGTCGAGCTCTCGTTCATGGGCCTCAACAACCAGAACCTCCACAACGTCCTGTTCCGCGGCCTGCTTTACGCCTGGGAGCAGTATACCGGTGCCAAGATCAACTGGATCGACCTTGCGCAGGCTGACTACAACGCCCGCCTGCAGCAGTCGATCGCCACCGGCACCGTGGATTTCGACATTGCCGAAATGGGCGCACCCTTCGAGGGCGATGTCTGCGGCAAGGGTCTCGCATCCGTGATGCCGGATTGGGTCAAGACCCAGATCGACATGGACGACTATGTCGGCTACCTCAAGGCGCCTGTCGGCACCTGGGATGGCAAGACCTACCGCATCTCGGTCGATGGCGACTGCCACAACTTCAACTATCGTACCGACGTCTTCGCTTCCGCCGACCTCGCGAAAGCCTGGAAGGACGAAGGCAAAGAAGGCGATTTCGGCGTGCCGAAGACCTGGCAACAGGTGCAGGAAGTCACCAAGTTCCTCAAGGGCAAGCAGCACGATGGCCAGGATGTCTATGGCTATCTCGATGCACCCAAGGGCTGGGGCGGCTTCGGCTTCTACTTCCTGGCATCGCGCGCAACCGCCTATGCCAAGCATCCAGACGACAAGGCCTGGCTGTTCGACGCCGACACGATGAAGCCGCGCATCAACAATCCGGCCTGGGTTCGCACGATTCAGGACGTGATCGACGCGCTGCCGTCCGAACCGGCCGACCAGCTCAACGCCGATCCGGGCACGACTGCCTTCCAGCAGTTCCTGGCCGGCACCGGCTCGATGATCGCCTGGTGGGGTGACGTCGGCTCGTCCGCCAAGACCTCGGATGCATCCGTCGTTGGCGAAACCGTCGGCTTCTCGATCCTTCCGGGTTCGGACGACGTCTACAACTCCAAGACCGGCCAGTGGGACAAGCTCGCATCGGGCCCGAACTACGCACCGAACATGGCCTATATCGGCTGGGGTGTTTACGTCATGTCCCGTGTCGATTCCGATCCGGTCAAGCAGAAGGCCGCATGGTCTGCCGCTGCCCATCTCGGCGGCAAGGACATCTCGCTCTGGACGGCTGCCTACCCCTCGGGTATGCAGCCTTACCGCAACTCGCATTTCAACATTCCGGAATGGGTCGCGGCAGGTTACGACGAAGCCTTCATCACGTCCTACCTGAACTCGGAAAAAGACTCCTACAACCACCCGAATGCCGCTATCGAGCCCCGCATCCCGGGTATCTTCCAGTATTACTCGATCGCGGAAGACGAACTGGCGAAGATCTTCGCCGGCCAGATGTCCGCCCAGCAGGGTGCCGATAACATCGCCGCCGCCTGGGAGAAGCTGACCGACCAGATCGGCCGCGAAAAGCAGGTCGCGCTCTACAAGGCCTCGCTGGGCCTGTAG
- a CDS encoding carbohydrate ABC transporter permease, translated as MADKDLLIDRLYTVNTDEEIPASRKMLGKLIFWGATVLLLGTFLIQSLYVAGKISFGFANWQPALYAIVIWCLGLCVSQVIIRGEAGKKLLFVLPAFLFTVFMVIFPTLFGLYIAFTDWNLSAFEGQHFNGTDNLVQMWHDPYFWNALINMFYYSVAVIVEYAIAFGLALLLNAEIRARKFFRVAFLLPFMLSPVAVSWMIGKSLGEYRFGPLATLARELGWSQPAFFTNPIIARISIMMMDAWTYIPFMMIMLLAGLQAMPKEVQEAARVDGATPWQAFWKITFPLMLPVSITAIILRIIFKLKLADIVINVTSGGPGGATDTVTSFIYREYRERSNVGYGTMLAFVYLVIIILFITGLLKLASRWTIANSNE; from the coding sequence ATGGCAGACAAGGACCTGTTGATCGATAGGCTCTACACCGTCAACACCGACGAGGAGATCCCGGCCAGCCGCAAGATGCTTGGCAAGCTGATCTTCTGGGGCGCGACGGTTCTATTGCTCGGCACCTTCCTCATCCAGTCGCTCTATGTCGCCGGCAAGATCAGCTTCGGTTTCGCCAACTGGCAGCCCGCGCTTTACGCCATCGTCATCTGGTGTCTCGGCCTTTGTGTGTCGCAGGTCATCATCCGTGGCGAAGCCGGCAAGAAGCTGCTCTTCGTCCTGCCCGCCTTTCTCTTCACCGTCTTCATGGTGATCTTCCCGACCCTGTTCGGGCTCTACATCGCCTTTACCGATTGGAATCTCTCGGCTTTCGAGGGCCAGCATTTCAACGGCACCGACAACCTCGTCCAGATGTGGCACGATCCCTATTTCTGGAACGCGCTGATCAACATGTTCTATTACTCGGTCGCGGTGATCGTCGAATATGCCATCGCCTTCGGCCTGGCGCTGCTGCTCAATGCCGAGATCCGGGCGCGTAAATTCTTCCGCGTCGCCTTCCTCCTGCCCTTCATGCTGTCGCCGGTCGCGGTGTCGTGGATGATCGGCAAGTCGCTCGGCGAATACCGTTTCGGACCGTTGGCGACCCTTGCCCGCGAACTCGGCTGGTCTCAGCCCGCCTTCTTCACCAATCCCATCATTGCCCGCATCTCGATCATGATGATGGATGCCTGGACCTATATCCCTTTCATGATGATCATGCTGCTTGCCGGTCTCCAGGCGATGCCGAAGGAAGTACAGGAAGCCGCCCGCGTCGATGGCGCCACGCCCTGGCAGGCCTTCTGGAAGATCACCTTCCCACTGATGCTGCCGGTTTCCATCACAGCCATCATCCTCCGCATCATCTTCAAGCTCAAGCTCGCCGATATCGTCATCAACGTCACCTCGGGCGGACCGGGCGGCGCGACCGATACCGTCACCAGCTTCATCTACCGCGAATATCGCGAGCGATCGAATGTCGGCTACGGCACCATGCTCGCCTTCGTCTATCTCGTGATCATCATCCTGTTCATCACCGGGCTCCTGAAGCTCGCGAGCAGGTGGACCATCGCGAACAGCAATGAATAG
- a CDS encoding PHB depolymerase family esterase encodes MLDKPMQDQRLIEIARFGSNPGSLKAWLFLPSIMAPNTPLVVALHGCTQTAEGYAAGSGWSQLAERRGFAVLYPEQQRSNNANLCFNWFEPGDIRRDAGEVLSIRKMIGHLVQMQGIDPERIFVTGLSAGGAMANVMLATYPDIFAGGALIGGLPYGTAVTVGEAFERMQGRNPPDAAKLQSTLKGASKHAGRWPTVSIWHGTHDQTVRPSNAEQVVTQWSGVHALGEVSRTETINGHTRKVWLDARGREAVETWSIQGMGHGVPLAASGDEPIGKAGPYMLEAGISSTVRIARSWKLATDADVREAEAGGSTDGRKSQDGTASIIERALRYARPRENATGAAPDGKIAKVINDALRAAGLMK; translated from the coding sequence ATGCTCGACAAGCCCATGCAGGATCAGCGCCTGATCGAAATCGCCAGGTTCGGTTCCAATCCGGGATCGCTGAAAGCTTGGCTGTTCCTGCCTTCCATCATGGCTCCCAATACACCGCTTGTCGTGGCACTCCATGGCTGCACGCAGACGGCGGAAGGTTATGCGGCAGGCTCGGGCTGGTCGCAGCTCGCAGAGCGGCGTGGATTTGCGGTGCTCTATCCGGAGCAGCAGCGGTCGAACAATGCCAATCTCTGCTTCAACTGGTTCGAACCGGGAGACATCAGGCGAGATGCGGGCGAAGTGCTATCCATCCGCAAGATGATCGGCCATCTCGTCCAGATGCAAGGGATCGATCCCGAACGAATTTTCGTCACCGGTCTGTCGGCAGGCGGCGCGATGGCGAATGTCATGCTGGCCACCTATCCCGACATATTCGCGGGAGGCGCGCTCATCGGTGGATTGCCTTATGGCACGGCGGTCACGGTCGGCGAGGCGTTCGAGCGGATGCAGGGGCGCAATCCGCCTGATGCCGCGAAGCTGCAATCCACGCTCAAGGGTGCATCGAAACACGCGGGGCGCTGGCCGACGGTTTCGATCTGGCACGGCACGCACGACCAGACGGTTCGCCCGAGCAATGCCGAACAGGTCGTCACGCAGTGGAGCGGGGTACATGCGCTGGGCGAGGTTTCGCGAACCGAAACCATCAACGGCCATACACGCAAGGTCTGGCTCGACGCGCGGGGCCGGGAGGCGGTCGAGACCTGGTCCATTCAGGGTATGGGTCACGGCGTTCCCCTGGCGGCAAGTGGCGATGAACCGATCGGAAAAGCCGGACCATACATGCTGGAGGCGGGCATCTCCTCCACGGTGCGGATTGCACGGTCGTGGAAGCTTGCGACCGATGCGGACGTGAGAGAGGCGGAGGCCGGGGGCAGCACCGACGGGCGCAAAAGCCAGGACGGTACGGCATCCATAATAGAACGGGCATTGCGTTACGCGCGGCCCCGCGAGAATGCCACCGGCGCAGCGCCGGATGGGAAGATCGCCAAGGTCATCAATGACGCTCTCAGGGCGGCTGGGCTGATGAAATAA